The window CAATGCGAAGACCATGTAGCCCGCCGCGCCAAAGGTATCGAGGATGACGTAGGCCGACGGACCCAGCACGATCAACTGGGGATCGAACAAGACCAGCGCCGCCGTGCGGAAGACCTGGAGGGGATTGGCGAGCGCGATGCCGACGACCGTTTCCGGCTCCAACCGACCCTGGATCATCACGCCGAGCAGGATCAGATCGAGGAAAAGCAGCAGCACCAGCCAGGTCATGAAGGCGGCGCCCTGGGCCATGTCGGTGCTACGCGCCATGGCCGAGATCAGCATGCCGATGCCGAGGAAGCAAGCGGCCATGGCGGCCAGCAGCGCCGTGTAGTAGCCGAACATGCCCCAGGGAATTTCTATTTCCTTGAACAGTGCGATCACCACGGACATCAGCATTGCCAGAAACACCGGCGCAA is drawn from Candidatus Nitricoxidivorans perseverans and contains these coding sequences:
- a CDS encoding ABC transporter permease — encoded protein: MKQLWLTAKLDIVESLRARWFLIYTLVFGGIVALLFLFGLTESRVLGFIGLSRLLVTYIQLTMAILPIFVLITTVRSVAGDREAGVFEYLLSLPVSLGAWFWGKILGRYLVIFAPVFLAMLMSVVIALFKEIEIPWGMFGYYTALLAAMAACFLGIGMLISAMARSTDMAQGAAFMTWLVLLLFLDLILLGVMIQGRLEPETVVGIALANPLQVFRTAALVLFDPQLIVLGPSAYVILDTFGAAGYMVFALLYPTVLGLGAATLGYFLFRRGDLP